Proteins found in one Pseudomonas sp. P8_241 genomic segment:
- a CDS encoding YjbF family lipoprotein, with protein MRTLNVGVCLIAALMLCGCNPLMVASLTNFKSAVTGPDELDVTAAQVADVRYPQLKLTTPSGSGVLALVRERGDLQFWVASGKQVLLMRDGLAVRSIGLGLGGDLDGTRLAAVSPFKKGLHQVPDGYTSQRWIDLYQGQEVGVTLNSRFSRQSMETLEILNKEYAVLRVDEQIDAPAIGLHATNRYWVDPVDGFIVQSEQQLTSQLRVRIVQLTPDRRHAP; from the coding sequence GTGAGAACGTTGAATGTTGGCGTCTGCTTGATAGCGGCCTTGATGTTGTGTGGCTGTAACCCGCTGATGGTCGCTTCCTTGACCAACTTTAAGTCGGCGGTGACGGGGCCGGATGAACTGGACGTGACGGCAGCCCAGGTGGCGGATGTTCGCTATCCCCAGCTCAAGCTGACCACGCCGTCCGGTTCCGGCGTGCTGGCGTTGGTGCGTGAGCGCGGCGACCTGCAGTTCTGGGTCGCGTCCGGCAAGCAGGTGCTGCTGATGCGCGATGGCCTGGCGGTGCGCAGCATCGGCCTGGGCCTGGGCGGCGATCTGGACGGGACGCGCCTTGCAGCGGTCTCGCCCTTCAAGAAAGGTCTTCATCAAGTGCCGGATGGCTACACCAGCCAGCGCTGGATTGACCTCTACCAGGGCCAGGAAGTCGGGGTGACCTTGAACAGCCGCTTCTCCCGCCAATCCATGGAAACCCTCGAAATCCTCAACAAGGAATACGCCGTGCTGCGTGTCGACGAGCAGATTGACGCGCCGGCCATCGGCCTGCATGCGACCAATCGTTATTGGGTCGATCCCGTTGACGGTTTCATTGTGCAGAGTGAACAGCAACTGACTTCGCAGTTGCGGGTCAGGATTGTTCAACTGACCCCTGATCGCAGGCATGCGCCTTGA
- a CDS encoding polysaccharide biosynthesis/export family protein, with amino-acid sequence MFSPGQYLSTSDITRQGASESSRVELIPITPKLIAMNRATQKRESVPTELLAAPAEYRIGSNDVLYITVWDHPELTAPSGAQQQIDANGRLVRADGTLYYPFIKEVQAAGKTVQQLRSDIEERLSAFIADPQVDVAVWRFSSQKVVVTGAVAKAGPQAISTNPLSVVEALGTAGIDTTSADLSGLLLTRNGRVYTLSLDTLNQPDSQLQNVYLKGGDQLYLPYNDKKRIYVMGEVNQPRALSFKTATMNLSDVLGSVGGLSQTTSNGNAVYVIRGVENLDVEPAKVYQLQAQSPTAMALATHFEVRPQDVVYVGPANVTRWNRFVSQLVPSAAIVGTGASAAKNMSEVSSNSN; translated from the coding sequence ATGTTTTCCCCCGGCCAATACCTGAGCACCAGTGATATCACACGCCAGGGCGCCAGTGAGAGCAGCCGAGTCGAGCTCATTCCGATCACGCCCAAGCTCATCGCCATGAACAGGGCCACGCAAAAGCGTGAGTCCGTGCCGACGGAACTGTTGGCGGCCCCGGCCGAGTACCGCATCGGCAGTAACGATGTGCTGTACATCACGGTCTGGGACCACCCGGAGCTGACCGCACCCTCCGGCGCGCAACAGCAGATCGATGCCAACGGTCGCCTGGTCCGTGCCGATGGCACGCTCTACTACCCGTTTATCAAAGAGGTGCAGGCGGCCGGCAAGACCGTCCAGCAACTGCGATCGGACATCGAAGAAAGGCTGTCGGCCTTCATCGCCGACCCGCAGGTGGATGTCGCCGTGTGGCGCTTTTCCAGTCAGAAAGTCGTGGTGACGGGCGCCGTTGCCAAGGCCGGTCCGCAGGCGATTTCCACCAATCCGTTGAGTGTGGTCGAGGCCCTCGGTACAGCCGGTATCGATACGACGAGTGCCGACTTGTCCGGTCTTTTGCTGACGCGAAACGGGCGGGTGTACACGCTCAGTCTCGACACGCTCAATCAGCCGGATTCGCAGTTGCAGAATGTCTATCTCAAGGGTGGCGATCAGCTCTATCTGCCGTACAACGACAAGAAACGCATCTACGTCATGGGCGAAGTCAACCAGCCACGCGCATTGAGTTTCAAGACCGCCACCATGAACCTGTCCGATGTGCTGGGATCGGTCGGCGGATTGAGTCAGACCACCTCCAACGGCAACGCCGTGTACGTGATCAGGGGTGTTGAAAACCTCGATGTGGAGCCGGCGAAGGTCTACCAGTTGCAAGCCCAGTCACCGACCGCCATGGCGCTGGCCACGCACTTTGAAGTACGTCCCCAGGACGTTGTCTACGTAGGTCCTGCCAACGTGACTCGCTGGAATCGCTTCGTCAGCCAATTGGTGCCGTCGGCAGCGATTGTCGGTACGGGCGCGTCTGCGGCGAAGAACATGAGCGAAGTCAGCAGCAACAGCAATTAA
- the galE gene encoding UDP-glucose 4-epimerase GalE, whose product MKILVTGGAGYIGSHTTLALLEAGYEVVVLDNLCNSSDAALHAVEGICGKSALMVRGDVRDRALLERIFQEHAIDAVLHFAGLKAVGESVRKPLEYYETNVSGSITLCQAMAAAGVFRLVFSSSATVYGAPEQMPIREDFPTGIPTNPYGQSKLIVENVLRDLSLADPRWSIALLRYFNPIGAHQSGQLGEDPNGIPNNLVPYISQVAVGSLKELSIFGNDYPTVDGTGVRDYIHVVDLADGHLKALQSITGRIGVHTWNLGTGDGYSVMQVLRAFEQACGQPVPYRMMPRRSGDIAQSWADASKAAKELGWKATRNLQDMVTDTWRWQSNHPKGYEK is encoded by the coding sequence ATGAAAATTCTGGTAACGGGTGGAGCCGGTTATATCGGCTCGCACACCACACTCGCGCTGCTTGAAGCAGGCTATGAAGTTGTAGTGCTGGATAATCTTTGCAACAGCAGCGACGCGGCATTGCATGCAGTAGAAGGTATTTGCGGCAAAAGTGCACTGATGGTTCGCGGCGATGTGCGCGACCGGGCTTTGCTCGAGCGGATTTTCCAAGAGCATGCCATTGATGCCGTCCTGCACTTTGCCGGGCTCAAGGCCGTGGGCGAGAGCGTGCGCAAGCCGCTTGAGTATTACGAGACCAACGTCAGCGGCAGTATCACGCTGTGTCAGGCGATGGCCGCTGCTGGCGTGTTTCGCCTGGTGTTCAGTTCATCGGCAACGGTATACGGCGCGCCGGAGCAGATGCCGATCCGCGAGGATTTCCCCACGGGCATCCCGACCAATCCCTACGGTCAATCCAAGCTGATTGTCGAAAACGTGCTGCGTGACCTGAGCCTGGCCGATCCGCGCTGGAGCATCGCCCTGTTGCGGTATTTCAACCCGATCGGCGCGCATCAAAGCGGTCAGTTGGGCGAAGACCCCAATGGCATTCCCAACAACCTGGTGCCCTATATCAGCCAGGTGGCGGTTGGCAGCCTGAAAGAGCTGTCGATCTTCGGCAACGATTACCCCACGGTCGACGGCACTGGCGTGCGTGACTACATCCATGTCGTGGACCTCGCGGACGGGCATCTCAAGGCTTTGCAATCCATTACCGGGCGTATTGGCGTTCATACCTGGAATCTCGGTACGGGCGATGGCTACAGCGTGATGCAAGTGCTGCGCGCGTTTGAACAGGCGTGCGGGCAGCCGGTGCCGTATCGGATGATGCCGCGACGTTCGGGTGACATTGCCCAGAGTTGGGCAGATGCTTCCAAAGCGGCGAAAGAGCTGGGCTGGAAAGCCACACGCAACTTGCAGGACATGGTCACCGACACTTGGCGCTGGCAATCGAATCATCCCAAGGGCTACGAGAAATGA
- the galU gene encoding UTP--glucose-1-phosphate uridylyltransferase GalU, whose protein sequence is MIRKCLFPAAGYGTRFLPATKAMPKEMLPIVNKPLIEYAVEEARDAGLQHMAIVTGRGKRALEDHFDISYELEHQIRGTEKEKFLAGTRELIDTCTFSYTRQVEMKGLGHAIHSGRPLIGDEPFAVVLADDLCLNLEGDGVLAQMIELYKKFRCSIVAIQEVPRDQTHKYGVIAGELISDGIYRVNNMVEKPAPQDAPSNLAIIGRYILTPDIFDLIADTQPGKGGEIQITDALMKQAQNGCVLAYKFKGLRFDCGDAEGYLQATNFCYDNVYLKGR, encoded by the coding sequence ATGATTCGTAAATGTTTGTTCCCCGCTGCCGGCTATGGCACGCGTTTCTTGCCGGCGACCAAAGCCATGCCCAAGGAAATGCTGCCCATCGTCAACAAGCCATTGATCGAGTACGCCGTCGAAGAGGCACGCGACGCCGGCTTGCAGCACATGGCAATCGTCACCGGCCGGGGCAAGCGCGCGCTGGAAGACCACTTCGATATCAGCTACGAGCTCGAGCACCAGATTCGCGGCACCGAGAAAGAGAAGTTCCTGGCCGGCACCCGCGAGCTCATCGACACCTGCACCTTCTCCTACACCCGTCAGGTGGAAATGAAGGGCCTGGGCCACGCGATTCACAGTGGCCGCCCGTTGATCGGTGACGAACCCTTCGCCGTGGTTTTGGCCGATGACCTGTGCCTGAACCTGGAGGGTGATGGAGTTCTCGCGCAAATGATCGAGCTCTACAAAAAATTCCGCTGCTCGATCGTGGCCATCCAGGAAGTGCCGCGCGACCAGACCCACAAGTACGGCGTGATCGCCGGCGAGCTGATCTCCGATGGGATTTACCGGGTCAACAACATGGTGGAAAAACCCGCTCCGCAAGACGCGCCATCCAACCTGGCAATCATCGGCCGCTACATTCTGACGCCGGATATCTTTGACCTGATCGCCGATACGCAACCGGGTAAAGGCGGGGAAATCCAGATCACCGACGCACTGATGAAACAGGCGCAGAACGGTTGCGTGCTGGCCTACAAGTTCAAGGGCTTGCGCTTCGATTGCGGTGACGCCGAGGGTTACTTGCAGGCGACCAACTTCTGCTACGACAACGTGTACCTCAAGGGCCGCTGA
- a CDS encoding mannose-1-phosphate guanylyltransferase: MNIEKLSAYIAMEVGNLGVMSSLSRHQRLPSANESWLGPTLLVERIGLFPASGDIRRPMLDPYPLLAHLKRLYRGQALEMDDRDGLKLIFSDWRFRVRICCNDPAIIINVETRCATQLMPLKTAELLAHLETFEICRSIL; encoded by the coding sequence ATGAACATTGAAAAACTCTCGGCATACATTGCAATGGAGGTGGGCAACCTCGGGGTGATGTCCTCGTTATCGCGACATCAGCGGTTGCCGAGCGCCAACGAGTCCTGGCTCGGCCCCACGCTGCTGGTGGAGCGAATCGGCTTGTTTCCCGCCTCCGGAGACATCCGCCGGCCGATGCTCGATCCCTATCCCCTCCTCGCTCACCTGAAAAGACTTTATCGCGGGCAGGCGCTGGAGATGGATGACCGTGACGGGCTGAAATTGATTTTCAGTGACTGGCGATTCCGAGTGCGCATTTGCTGCAACGATCCGGCCATCATCATCAACGTGGAGACCCGTTGTGCTACGCAACTGATGCCGCTCAAGACAGCAGAGCTGCTCGCTCATCTGGAGACATTCGAAATTTGCCGCAGCATCCTGTAG
- a CDS encoding SGNH/GDSL hydrolase family protein has translation MLAVDDVRPVATSVVEVGDARERFGQWREGKAGKVLSISVIGDSYSAGQDFYLNKLVQRLAGEAGFAGPGYVGLNHGAALGGTHYKYTRSSDQYFGGDWQVSGLGQASPDSRTVSGRPGAWLEIDASSIAAIDTAVTQAKLLYLGNDEPHEIRYRWSPSQTWQPLTLAGEGVQEVSLPGTSAAKDWSFRLEVVKGAPTLFGLWITNDQGGVRVSKLAASGAASADFYHSDEHWQAQWKTVVSKIPADIYLIMLGGNDQGFGVKPEEYLKNIQGLVGMVREIQPAASINLILRQDTTRSSAYPMSAYAQVLEPWARKEHLGYANLQCAFGTDFKRYAATMIGPDKIHPVPATGGRVIADYFYSWIVGEQDRCGAGLM, from the coding sequence ATGTTGGCAGTGGATGACGTCCGGCCTGTTGCGACGTCAGTGGTCGAAGTCGGCGACGCTCGCGAGCGCTTTGGTCAGTGGCGCGAAGGTAAAGCCGGGAAGGTTCTGTCCATCTCGGTGATCGGCGACAGCTACAGCGCGGGACAGGATTTCTATTTGAACAAACTGGTGCAGCGGCTGGCCGGGGAGGCGGGTTTCGCAGGGCCCGGCTATGTCGGCCTCAACCACGGTGCGGCGCTCGGCGGTACGCATTACAAATACACTCGCAGCAGCGATCAGTACTTCGGCGGTGACTGGCAGGTGTCCGGCCTTGGACAGGCCAGCCCCGACAGTCGCACCGTGTCGGGTCGACCCGGTGCCTGGCTGGAGATTGATGCCAGTTCGATAGCGGCCATCGATACGGCGGTCACCCAGGCGAAATTACTCTACCTCGGCAATGACGAACCTCATGAGATTCGTTACCGCTGGAGCCCTTCGCAAACCTGGCAGCCATTGACGCTGGCGGGCGAGGGGGTTCAGGAAGTGTCACTGCCTGGCACATCGGCAGCGAAAGACTGGTCGTTCCGGCTGGAAGTGGTGAAAGGCGCGCCAACGCTCTTCGGCCTGTGGATAACAAACGATCAGGGCGGTGTGCGGGTATCCAAACTCGCAGCGTCCGGCGCGGCGTCCGCTGACTTTTACCACAGTGATGAGCATTGGCAAGCGCAGTGGAAGACGGTGGTGTCGAAGATTCCCGCAGACATCTACCTGATCATGCTGGGCGGTAACGACCAGGGTTTTGGCGTGAAACCCGAGGAGTACCTGAAGAACATTCAGGGTTTGGTGGGGATGGTGCGCGAGATTCAACCGGCGGCGAGCATCAACCTGATCCTGCGTCAGGACACGACGCGTTCCAGTGCTTACCCGATGTCAGCCTATGCGCAAGTCCTGGAACCCTGGGCACGCAAGGAACACCTCGGTTACGCCAATCTGCAGTGCGCGTTCGGCACCGATTTCAAGCGCTATGCTGCCACCATGATCGGCCCGGACAAGATTCATCCGGTTCCGGCCACGGGTGGGCGGGTGATCGCTGACTATTTCTATAGCTGGATTGTTGGTGAGCAGGACCGCTGTGGTGCTGGCTTGATGTAG
- a CDS encoding acyltransferase family protein: MSSNKKSLEIETLRGLACLLLVLYHVIGPLGGGLKIDLGSPFRVIADSMVYVRMPLFTFISGYIYSIYKIRGNDFSAFFAGKVRRLIVPLFCVGVPFSVLQAVGPGVNKDVGVIDALLSFWVPINHFWFLQAVFIIFMFVGLLEWRGLLRSATRLYLLFAFAAVLFLLPPFKLDAFGINGAIYLLPFFVAGMIGQENVDAFKQRFKVIGPLVFVLISLTLLYVAAIDRELIVDRRSLIGLTVGCVSCIALLSSDMRSKWLTWLGGYSYAIFLFHVLFAATSRFVLGRLGVKDESVLVLGGVACGLLGPVVLSIVFSRFNFTSVLFLGERAAAKKPAANIVPVSQT; encoded by the coding sequence ATGTCGAGCAATAAAAAGTCCCTGGAGATCGAAACCCTGCGCGGACTGGCATGTCTGTTGCTGGTGCTCTATCACGTGATCGGTCCGTTGGGCGGTGGTTTGAAAATAGACCTCGGCTCGCCGTTCCGGGTGATCGCCGATTCCATGGTGTACGTGCGCATGCCGCTGTTCACCTTCATCTCGGGCTACATCTATTCGATCTACAAAATCCGCGGCAATGACTTTTCGGCGTTCTTTGCCGGTAAGGTGCGACGGCTGATCGTGCCGCTGTTTTGCGTGGGCGTGCCGTTCTCGGTGTTGCAGGCGGTAGGGCCGGGGGTGAACAAGGACGTCGGTGTGATCGATGCGTTGTTATCGTTCTGGGTGCCGATCAACCACTTCTGGTTTTTGCAGGCGGTGTTCATCATTTTCATGTTTGTCGGCCTGCTGGAGTGGCGTGGTTTGCTGCGTTCGGCGACGCGCTTGTATCTTCTGTTTGCCTTTGCGGCGGTACTGTTTTTATTACCGCCGTTCAAGCTCGATGCGTTCGGCATTAATGGCGCGATCTACCTGCTACCGTTTTTCGTAGCAGGGATGATTGGCCAGGAAAATGTCGATGCGTTCAAGCAACGGTTCAAGGTGATCGGGCCGTTGGTGTTTGTGTTGATCTCGCTGACGCTGCTGTACGTGGCGGCGATTGATCGCGAGTTGATTGTCGACCGCCGCAGCCTGATCGGTTTGACCGTGGGTTGCGTGTCCTGCATTGCGTTGCTGTCCAGTGACATGCGCTCGAAGTGGTTGACCTGGCTCGGTGGGTACTCCTACGCGATCTTCCTGTTTCATGTGCTGTTTGCGGCCACATCGCGGTTTGTCCTGGGGCGCTTGGGCGTGAAGGACGAAAGCGTTCTGGTGCTCGGTGGTGTGGCGTGTGGTTTGCTGGGGCCGGTGGTTCTGTCGATCGTTTTCAGTCGGTTCAACTTCACCTCCGTGCTGTTTCTGGGAGAGCGGGCAGCAGCCAAAAAACCAGCGGCGAATATCGTCCCGGTGTCTCAGACTTGA
- a CDS encoding polysaccharide biosynthesis C-terminal domain-containing protein, giving the protein MIFRLLLRGGALGAKFLLVLAITHYLGYEALGLYGVVVAASLIASKFYSVGFSSEINRLISVGGSSRGVIDKVLLLYLAVGLVLSVVTVLMYSLFQQVVAPTALILCVTLVLLTEHLSFEINSFVFSAQKATAGALLFFIKTGLWALLAVGAMMLGWVSGVADVLWLWVVANVLVIVAGYLIVANVHKGRASGTPATATVWKAGLPFYLGTGLIALSQYAERFLIIDIEPYASLGQYVYAWSAANTLQALSYAVVAVVGIPVLAKRFQANQQPFTVRQLFVNKWVMRSLAVSAAVAVLIYLFFNVVLDYVATTVPRPDNAILGVLIFSFALRAIGDIVWGGLIASKNSRVSLASAAICLLVSVPVSYVLIKHYSIYGAAWGNVFAIIVQLGVIAVLTRVTRPKGALAWG; this is encoded by the coding sequence ATGATATTCCGGTTGTTGCTCCGGGGCGGGGCATTGGGCGCGAAGTTTCTGCTGGTGCTCGCCATCACCCACTACCTGGGTTATGAAGCGCTTGGCCTTTACGGCGTGGTGGTCGCTGCCTCGTTGATTGCGTCGAAGTTCTACAGCGTTGGTTTCAGTTCCGAGATCAATCGGCTGATCAGCGTTGGCGGCAGTTCGCGGGGAGTGATTGACAAAGTGCTGCTGCTGTATCTGGCGGTGGGGCTGGTGTTGTCGGTGGTGACGGTGTTGATGTATTCACTGTTCCAACAGGTTGTCGCGCCGACCGCACTGATCCTCTGTGTGACGCTGGTTTTACTCACTGAGCACCTGTCGTTCGAAATCAACTCGTTCGTGTTTTCCGCGCAAAAAGCCACGGCGGGCGCGCTGCTGTTTTTTATCAAGACTGGCCTGTGGGCGCTGTTGGCGGTGGGCGCGATGATGCTCGGCTGGGTGTCGGGAGTCGCCGACGTGTTGTGGCTGTGGGTCGTCGCCAACGTGTTGGTGATCGTCGCCGGTTACCTGATTGTGGCGAACGTGCACAAGGGTCGAGCCAGCGGGACGCCGGCCACGGCCACGGTGTGGAAAGCCGGGTTGCCGTTCTATCTCGGCACCGGGTTGATCGCGTTGAGTCAGTACGCCGAACGCTTTCTGATCATCGACATCGAACCCTACGCCAGCCTCGGTCAATACGTGTACGCCTGGTCGGCGGCCAACACCTTGCAGGCATTGTCTTACGCGGTGGTGGCGGTGGTCGGCATTCCGGTGCTCGCCAAGCGGTTTCAGGCGAATCAACAGCCGTTTACGGTCCGGCAACTGTTCGTGAACAAATGGGTCATGCGCTCGCTGGCGGTGTCCGCCGCGGTGGCTGTGCTGATTTATCTGTTCTTCAATGTCGTGCTCGATTACGTCGCCACGACAGTGCCGCGTCCGGATAACGCGATCCTTGGCGTGCTGATTTTTTCCTTCGCCCTGCGTGCCATTGGGGACATCGTCTGGGGCGGGTTGATTGCTTCGAAGAACAGTCGGGTTTCACTGGCCAGTGCGGCGATCTGCTTGTTGGTTTCGGTACCGGTCAGCTACGTGCTGATCAAGCACTATTCGATCTACGGCGCCGCCTGGGGCAACGTCTTTGCGATCATCGTGCAGCTCGGCGTGATTGCCGTGCTGACCCGTGTGACCCGTCCGAAAGGGGCTCTGGCATGGGGTTGA
- a CDS encoding polysaccharide pyruvyl transferase family protein produces MNVTILHGYSASNSGDGLLVDLAIALVQRNFGEETSISVVASDPDSFNYLPHKRFDAPVMAAKGLGRVKQAVFLNQSYAGLADLLKKTDLIVGVGGGYMRSKSAFEHIKLKLGHAKQLETAILSKVPSVYLPQSIGPFHGESSKIVEHYARADAVFVRDNRSSAIFDACENVYRAPDLAVQSLAGKILMQPKFTHCASSPATVCVVLRKPPAWSKEKKVAYVANLKLLLQRLKNKSKVVCAVQSAVRGNDDGAFYRELGITEDLLPLKATLARFQPDLVISVRLHGAIESLLSGVPAYHISYERKGFGAYQDMGVEDWVINGGDIDVDTIINTVYAPNALSDFGKRLTDTCREIEAKAVAMDEIIKGIVR; encoded by the coding sequence ATGAACGTAACGATTTTGCATGGCTATAGCGCGTCCAACTCCGGTGACGGTCTGCTCGTCGATCTGGCCATTGCCCTGGTGCAGCGCAATTTTGGAGAAGAGACTTCGATCAGTGTCGTGGCCTCAGATCCCGACTCCTTCAATTACTTGCCGCACAAGCGTTTCGACGCGCCGGTGATGGCGGCCAAGGGCTTGGGCCGGGTCAAGCAAGCGGTGTTTCTCAATCAGTCTTACGCTGGTCTGGCTGACCTGTTGAAAAAGACCGATTTGATCGTTGGAGTCGGCGGCGGCTACATGCGCTCGAAAAGTGCCTTCGAACACATCAAGTTGAAACTGGGCCACGCCAAGCAACTGGAAACGGCGATCCTCAGTAAAGTACCGTCGGTGTACCTGCCGCAAAGCATCGGGCCGTTTCATGGCGAAAGCAGCAAGATCGTCGAGCACTACGCGCGCGCCGATGCGGTGTTTGTGCGCGATAACCGCTCCTCGGCAATTTTCGATGCCTGTGAAAATGTCTACCGCGCGCCTGATCTGGCAGTCCAGTCATTGGCCGGCAAAATCCTCATGCAACCCAAGTTCACCCATTGCGCGTCTTCGCCGGCAACGGTGTGCGTGGTGCTGCGCAAGCCGCCGGCGTGGAGCAAGGAAAAGAAAGTTGCCTACGTGGCCAACCTGAAGTTGCTGCTGCAGCGCTTGAAGAACAAAAGCAAGGTGGTTTGCGCGGTCCAGAGCGCCGTTCGCGGCAACGATGACGGTGCGTTCTATCGCGAATTGGGCATTACCGAAGACCTGCTGCCATTGAAGGCGACGCTGGCCAGGTTTCAGCCGGATCTGGTGATTTCCGTGCGCTTGCACGGCGCCATCGAATCGCTGCTGTCCGGTGTGCCGGCGTACCACATCAGCTACGAGAGAAAAGGCTTCGGCGCCTATCAGGACATGGGTGTGGAAGACTGGGTGATCAACGGCGGCGATATCGATGTCGACACCATCATCAACACGGTTTACGCGCCGAACGCATTGTCCGATTTTGGCAAGCGCCTGACCGACACCTGTCGCGAGATCGAAGCGAAAGCCGTGGCCATGGACGAGATTATCAAAGGCATCGTTCGATGA
- a CDS encoding glycosyltransferase yields MKKILHVAETIKGGVATVIRTISTSPEDDAANYELVYLVPQDQEKELHGIPAQQIRTFARTGRNVPSLLRFAWRLTQVMLKEKPDVVHLHSTFSGVIGRCVCVLLRPWRKPKIVYCPHAFSFLMESSPTKQKAYAWIERVLQKVTDVIICVSQYELDKAARFGIERQRMKLIYNGIHRKDDTPKTTSPEPIHLLFVGRLDYQKGFDVLLKAFANVQRTDLKLTVVGSAVNEDSVECPPMDAVEYLPWVTPSEVQALYQQADALIVPSRWEGFAMVPLEGMAMGLPVIASNCTSLPELVSHEVSGYVFPTGDHQALADVLTKIQKPRLLDLGSEGRSIVRERFSAALMIRQTYDLYRAPSF; encoded by the coding sequence GTGAAAAAAATACTGCACGTGGCTGAAACGATAAAAGGTGGTGTGGCGACCGTTATCCGCACGATTTCGACTTCGCCCGAAGATGACGCGGCTAACTATGAGCTGGTCTATCTAGTGCCACAGGATCAGGAAAAGGAGCTGCACGGCATCCCTGCGCAGCAGATTCGTACCTTTGCCAGGACTGGCCGCAATGTGCCGTCATTGCTGCGTTTCGCCTGGCGACTGACCCAGGTGATGCTCAAGGAAAAACCCGATGTGGTGCATTTGCACAGCACCTTTTCCGGGGTGATCGGCCGTTGCGTCTGCGTCCTGTTGCGACCTTGGCGCAAGCCGAAAATCGTCTACTGCCCGCATGCTTTTTCATTTCTGATGGAAAGCTCCCCGACCAAGCAGAAAGCCTACGCATGGATCGAGCGGGTGTTGCAGAAGGTCACCGACGTGATCATCTGCGTCAGCCAGTACGAACTCGACAAAGCGGCGCGGTTTGGCATTGAGCGCCAGCGCATGAAGCTGATCTACAACGGCATTCACCGCAAGGATGACACGCCGAAAACCACCAGCCCCGAGCCGATTCATCTGCTCTTCGTCGGCCGCCTCGATTATCAGAAAGGCTTCGACGTGCTGCTCAAGGCCTTCGCTAATGTGCAGCGCACCGATCTGAAATTGACGGTGGTGGGCAGTGCCGTCAACGAGGATTCGGTCGAATGTCCACCGATGGACGCGGTTGAATATTTGCCTTGGGTCACGCCGAGCGAAGTGCAGGCGCTGTACCAGCAAGCCGATGCGTTGATTGTGCCCAGTCGCTGGGAAGGTTTTGCCATGGTGCCGCTGGAAGGCATGGCCATGGGCCTGCCGGTAATTGCCAGCAATTGCACGTCGTTGCCCGAGCTGGTCTCCCATGAGGTGTCCGGCTACGTTTTCCCCACCGGTGACCACCAGGCGCTGGCCGATGTGCTGACGAAAATCCAGAAGCCACGGTTGCTTGACCTTGGCAGCGAAGGTCGCAGCATCGTGCGCGAGCGCTTCAGCGCCGCGTTGATGATCCGCCAGACCTACGACCTGTATCGCGCCCCCTCTTTTTAA